From the Candidatus Bathyarchaeota archaeon A05DMB-5 genome, one window contains:
- a CDS encoding ATP-binding cassette domain-containing protein, which translates to MAIIETKNLTYTYPSGTKPSIREVSIKIEKGEFTLITGPSGCGKTTLCRCFNGLIPHFYHGELKGEITIAGLNVIEHPIHELARHVGLVFQNPENQLFALSVEKDVAFGLENLGVPREEMRKRVDWALNLTGIYDLRERAPHELSGGQQQRVAIASILAMQPEVIVLDEPTSFLDPLSAKKIFAVIYELNKTLGITVVLVEHRLDLTARYADHIIIMDEGKVVLDGKPREILSSEETRLIGVGIPKATRLYQILKKDGVKLSNTIPLSSDEMASLLKEAFKAQ; encoded by the coding sequence ATGGCAATAATTGAAACAAAAAATCTTACATACACATATCCAAGCGGAACAAAGCCTTCCATTAGAGAAGTCTCTATAAAAATAGAGAAAGGTGAATTCACCCTTATAACAGGTCCGAGCGGTTGTGGAAAAACAACCCTCTGCAGATGCTTTAATGGGCTGATTCCACATTTCTACCATGGCGAATTAAAGGGAGAAATAACCATTGCTGGATTAAATGTTATTGAACATCCAATTCACGAATTAGCAAGGCATGTGGGGCTTGTCTTCCAAAATCCAGAAAACCAATTGTTTGCGTTATCTGTTGAGAAAGATGTTGCTTTTGGATTAGAAAACCTTGGAGTCCCAAGGGAAGAGATGCGCAAGAGAGTTGACTGGGCTTTAAATCTCACGGGTATATATGATTTGAGGGAAAGGGCTCCTCACGAACTTTCTGGTGGACAGCAGCAGCGTGTCGCCATAGCATCTATTTTGGCAATGCAACCCGAGGTGATAGTATTAGATGAGCCAACATCCTTCCTTGACCCATTAAGCGCGAAGAAAATATTCGCAGTAATTTACGAGTTGAACAAAACGCTTGGAATAACTGTTGTGTTAGTTGAGCATAGACTTGATTTAACTGCCAGATACGCAGACCACATAATTATAATGGATGAAGGAAAAGTAGTTTTAGACGGAAAACCGCGCGAAATATTAAGCTCTGAAGAAACACGCTTGATAGGAGTTGGCATTCCAAAAGCAACACGCCTTTACCAAATTCTCAAAAAAGACGGAGTGAAACTCAGCAACACAATTCCGCTTTCCTCAGATGAAATGGCTAGTCTATTGAAGGAGGCTTTTAAAGCGCAATGA
- a CDS encoding energy-coupling factor transporter transmembrane protein EcfT has product MSVFEGLKFRKVYSPIHNLDPRIKFVYVCAIFAIAILYGELIPLIVLFVMQIPFVILAGVKREWLRSMRGAIFLASIIFLTNFIFAYFGGRKLSESLEGASAMTLRFIVLVESFSIFFLTTSPDHLGLALEQAHVPYEFCFAFTTAVRFVPVLAEEAQTIMDAQKARGLELERGNFLKRIRNYIPILIPLIVSAIRRSLELAEAMESRAWGATKKRTNLYVLKMHRGDMILIALTILILATAIYVRLFFKIPSLNQLLGSLL; this is encoded by the coding sequence ATGAGTGTTTTTGAAGGACTTAAATTCCGAAAAGTCTATTCGCCCATTCACAACTTAGACCCAAGAATAAAGTTTGTGTATGTTTGCGCGATTTTCGCAATCGCGATACTCTACGGCGAACTTATTCCCTTAATAGTGCTTTTCGTAATGCAGATTCCATTTGTTATCTTAGCTGGTGTCAAACGCGAATGGCTCCGTTCAATGCGAGGAGCAATCTTCCTAGCATCAATCATCTTTTTAACAAACTTCATTTTCGCCTACTTCGGAGGACGAAAACTCTCAGAAAGTCTTGAAGGCGCATCCGCTATGACTCTGCGCTTTATTGTGCTTGTTGAGTCGTTCTCAATCTTTTTCTTAACAACGTCGCCAGACCACTTAGGCTTAGCATTAGAACAAGCACATGTGCCTTACGAATTCTGTTTTGCTTTCACCACAGCTGTGCGTTTCGTTCCAGTCTTAGCTGAAGAAGCTCAAACAATAATGGACGCTCAAAAAGCACGAGGATTAGAACTTGAACGTGGCAATTTTCTGAAAAGAATCAGAAACTACATTCCAATTCTAATACCTCTAATTGTAAGCGCAATCCGCAGAAGCCTCGAATTAGCAGAAGCAATGGAATCACGAGCATGGGGAGCCACGAAAAAACGCACAAACCTATACGTGCTTAAGATGCACAGAGGCGATATGATACTGATAGCACTAACCATTCTTATTTTAGCAACCGCAATCTATGTTCGCCTATTTTTCAAAATCCCATCATTAAATCAACTTTTAGGAAGTTTACTTTAA
- a CDS encoding type II secretion system F family protein, producing the protein MKKIVWIASALSAIAIVLFAYVMFWGTATFDEFVFFAVITGIFPSTVLNYIDYRWRKAIDENLPNLFRSIVQAQETGMTLPQALEEASKRSYGPLTAELKKMNAQISWGMTFEEALLALGKRVNTVLVQRTVPLIIEASHSGGHVEKVFDPMGKFIQTTLLLDKERRNQTRPYVAIIYVAFFVFLFTIILLFRSFFVSIEGLPVIGTGVMSPHEMQRIFFHMTIIQAFFGGLVAGKMGEGTVNAGLKHSLIMMICGYVILKLFL; encoded by the coding sequence ATGAAAAAAATCGTTTGGATTGCATCTGCACTGTCAGCCATCGCCATAGTTTTATTCGCTTACGTCATGTTTTGGGGAACCGCGACATTTGATGAATTCGTGTTTTTTGCAGTTATTACGGGAATTTTTCCCTCAACAGTGCTAAATTATATTGACTATAGATGGAGAAAAGCCATAGACGAAAACCTACCAAACCTTTTCAGAAGCATAGTCCAAGCTCAAGAAACCGGTATGACTCTTCCTCAAGCATTGGAAGAAGCATCCAAAAGAAGTTATGGTCCCCTAACAGCTGAATTGAAGAAAATGAATGCGCAAATATCTTGGGGCATGACATTCGAAGAGGCACTTTTAGCTTTGGGAAAACGTGTAAACACTGTGCTTGTACAAAGAACAGTGCCGCTAATCATAGAAGCAAGTCATTCCGGAGGGCATGTAGAAAAGGTTTTTGACCCGATGGGCAAGTTTATACAGACAACACTTTTGTTAGATAAGGAAAGACGAAACCAAACGAGACCCTACGTTGCCATAATTTATGTAGCCTTTTTCGTGTTTCTTTTCACAATCATATTGCTTTTTAGGTCATTCTTCGTTAGCATAGAAGGCTTGCCTGTGATTGGGACAGGAGTGATGTCGCCACACGAAATGCAACGTATATTTTTCCACATGACAATAATCCAGGCCTTCTTTGGCGGATTGGTTGCTGGAAAAATGGGAGAAGGAACGGTAAACGCTGGGCTAAAACACAGTCTTATAATGATGATTTGTGGCTATGTAATCCTTAAACTGTTTTTGTGA
- a CDS encoding type II/IV secretion system ATPase subunit translates to MKQETPQTPKTLEETEVAVILKEEKKKPTVFREAYPIQEPYVYAAIVKDPETQKTLYEVVEPTLQKEEEKRLKELKTFLMEEIDVNLKDIETKEKAENYLRQKTKEIIKKYRMKIPSEAVDKLTYYMIRDFIGYGKIDPLMKDHLIEDISADGVNIPIYVWHRLYESLPTNIIFKDEAELNSFIIRLAYLSGKNISIASPILDASLPDGSRIQLTYGNEVTRRGSTFTIRRFRVDPLTVSDLIAFNTISSEMAAYLWYIIENRASVIVAGGVASGKTTMLNCLSMFIKPEMKIVSVEDTQELNLPHENWIPSVVRLGFGHEDKKSGTITLFDLLKAAVRQRPDYIIVGEVRGEEAYTLFQAMATGHLGMSTIHAESVEAVINRLESEPMNIPKSLIKMADVIMVMTRTEIQEKPARRASTTAEVVELDRKTKNILTQEVFHWNQKEDKFIFSGNSTILDRHMKKTGINEEDIKRELHRRKIVLEWMVKAGIRRHSDVANVIREYYANPNRVFQKARVGLK, encoded by the coding sequence TTGAAACAAGAAACACCACAAACTCCGAAAACACTAGAAGAGACAGAAGTAGCTGTAATACTAAAAGAAGAAAAGAAGAAACCCACAGTTTTTCGAGAAGCTTATCCCATACAAGAACCCTATGTTTACGCTGCCATAGTAAAAGATCCAGAAACTCAAAAAACACTCTATGAAGTCGTAGAGCCAACGCTTCAAAAAGAAGAAGAAAAACGTCTAAAAGAGCTGAAAACCTTCTTAATGGAAGAAATAGACGTAAATCTAAAAGATATTGAAACTAAAGAAAAAGCAGAGAACTACTTGAGGCAGAAGACGAAGGAGATAATCAAAAAATATCGAATGAAAATACCGTCAGAAGCCGTCGACAAACTCACATATTACATGATACGAGACTTCATAGGCTACGGAAAAATAGACCCATTAATGAAGGACCACTTAATCGAAGACATCTCAGCAGACGGAGTAAACATACCAATCTACGTTTGGCACAGGCTTTACGAATCGTTGCCTACTAACATAATATTCAAGGACGAAGCAGAATTAAACTCCTTCATAATTCGCTTGGCATATTTATCTGGAAAAAACATTTCAATCGCATCTCCAATTTTGGATGCCTCACTTCCAGACGGAAGCCGCATACAACTAACTTACGGGAACGAAGTGACACGAAGAGGTTCAACGTTTACCATTAGGCGTTTCAGAGTTGACCCTCTTACGGTTTCAGACTTAATTGCATTTAACACGATTTCCTCGGAAATGGCTGCCTATTTGTGGTATATCATAGAAAACAGAGCTTCAGTCATTGTCGCCGGTGGTGTAGCATCCGGAAAAACAACCATGCTAAACTGTTTATCCATGTTCATTAAGCCCGAAATGAAAATAGTAAGCGTAGAAGACACGCAAGAACTCAATCTTCCTCATGAAAACTGGATACCTTCCGTTGTAAGATTAGGCTTTGGGCATGAAGATAAAAAAAGTGGCACAATAACCTTGTTTGACTTGTTGAAAGCTGCCGTCAGACAAAGACCAGATTATATTATTGTGGGCGAAGTGCGAGGAGAAGAAGCCTACACGCTGTTTCAAGCAATGGCGACAGGCCATCTGGGAATGAGCACGATACACGCTGAATCAGTTGAAGCAGTAATAAATCGTTTAGAATCTGAGCCAATGAACATTCCAAAATCGCTCATAAAAATGGCTGATGTCATAATGGTCATGACGAGAACAGAGATTCAAGAAAAACCAGCAAGAAGAGCCAGCACAACGGCGGAAGTTGTGGAACTTGACCGAAAAACAAAGAACATACTGACTCAAGAAGTGTTTCACTGGAACCAAAAAGAAGACAAGTTCATCTTTTCCGGCAACAGCACCATTTTAGACAGGCACATGAAAAAAACAGGGATAAATGAAGAAGACATTAAACGCGAACTGCACCGTAGAAAAATTGTTTTGGAATGGATGGTTAAGGCCGGAATTCGCCGTCACTCCGACGTTGCAAACGTGATTCGAGAATATTACGCAAACCCAAACCGTGTTTTCCAAAAAGCGAGAGTGGGACTGAAATGA
- the hxlB gene encoding 6-phospho-3-hexuloisomerase translates to MKEVERLIELLLQAKDRKIFIVGMGRSGFVARAFALRLMNLGFHVYFLGETITPAAEKGDILIAISGTGTTKMVLTASSAAKEIGATVIAITSFPESQLGQIADHVVTIKGRTKTGWPKEEDYLARQIIGEREPLTPLGSVFENNCMVFLDSLVVELMHRLGTTEEDLKRRHATLE, encoded by the coding sequence ATGAAAGAAGTGGAGCGACTAATCGAACTTCTACTTCAAGCAAAAGACAGAAAAATCTTCATAGTAGGCATGGGAAGAAGCGGATTCGTCGCCAGAGCCTTTGCATTACGCTTAATGAACCTAGGCTTCCACGTCTATTTCCTAGGTGAAACAATCACACCAGCCGCAGAAAAAGGAGACATACTAATCGCAATTTCAGGAACAGGCACAACAAAAATGGTTCTAACTGCAAGCTCAGCCGCAAAAGAAATCGGCGCTACAGTCATAGCAATCACATCCTTCCCTGAATCGCAGCTGGGACAAATTGCAGACCACGTCGTAACAATTAAGGGAAGAACAAAGACCGGTTGGCCAAAAGAAGAAGACTATCTTGCTAGACAAATTATTGGTGAACGCGAGCCATTAACTCCTCTGGGAAGTGTGTTCGAGAACAATTGCATGGTTTTCCTTGACAGTCTAGTCGTAGAGTTGATGCATCGGTTAGGAACAACTGAAGAGGATTTAAAGCGAAGACATGCAACATTGGAATGA
- the speB gene encoding agmatinase, translated as MSHHEFFVSQSNVFSGFQKPFEKAKYVIFGVPFDVTSTYRTGARFGPNAVREASLNIETYSFRTDVDVEDLQLHDLGDLHVLADTEKTLKRIRLVVADILEAGKIPVTIGGEHTITLGVAKGLGKRASKTAIVSFDAHLDLRSEFMGLTLSHTTFMRRINEKVKPAKIVEVGTRAVCKEELAYAKKSGIEFFTAQQIRKDGVKRVIKQLHEKLAGCESIYLSVDMDVLDPAFAPAVQNPEPEGLEPHVLLDILCDLCDKRVVGFDVLEVAPNYDQGVSAVQAAKVIFEALCCLEKSSKSGRK; from the coding sequence ATGAGTCATCATGAGTTTTTTGTTTCTCAATCGAACGTTTTCAGCGGTTTTCAGAAGCCTTTCGAAAAAGCGAAGTATGTGATTTTTGGCGTTCCCTTTGATGTTACAAGTACTTATCGTACTGGGGCAAGGTTTGGTCCAAATGCGGTTCGTGAAGCGTCGCTTAATATAGAAACTTACAGTTTTCGCACGGATGTGGATGTTGAGGATTTGCAATTGCATGATTTGGGTGATTTGCATGTGCTTGCAGACACGGAAAAGACTTTGAAAAGAATTAGGTTGGTGGTTGCGGATATTTTGGAAGCTGGAAAAATTCCAGTAACCATTGGTGGAGAACATACTATTACGTTGGGTGTTGCGAAGGGGTTGGGGAAAAGGGCGTCTAAAACGGCGATTGTGAGTTTTGATGCACATTTGGATTTGCGTAGTGAGTTTATGGGGTTAACGCTTTCTCACACGACTTTTATGCGTAGGATAAATGAAAAGGTTAAGCCTGCGAAAATTGTTGAGGTTGGCACGAGAGCTGTTTGCAAGGAAGAGTTAGCTTACGCAAAGAAAAGTGGGATAGAATTTTTCACGGCGCAACAGATTAGAAAGGATGGAGTTAAGCGTGTTATAAAGCAGTTGCATGAGAAACTTGCAGGATGCGAGAGCATTTACTTGTCTGTGGACATGGATGTGCTTGACCCTGCATTCGCGCCTGCAGTGCAGAATCCGGAACCGGAAGGGTTAGAACCGCACGTTTTGCTGGATATTCTATGCGATTTATGTGATAAGCGGGTTGTGGGCTTTGATGTTTTGGAAGTGGCGCCAAATTATGACCAAGGAGTTTCGGCTGTTCAAGCGGCTAAAGTGATTTTTGAGGCCT
- a CDS encoding molybdopterin molybdotransferase MoeA, translating into MVRLKGFQKLTSVDEALQNFLDTVQIRKPKTVIISLDLALNRVLAEDIVAEEDLPRFDRSAVDGYAVKAKDTFGASQFKPKVFQVTEEREVDEGEAKQVWTGNPIPKGADAVVMLENTKLIGDKIEVWTPVTPAENVSKKGEDIAKGEIAVKAGTRLKPQHLGLIAALGFSKVKVFESPKVALLATGNELVSVGEELGEGQVFEVNRLVLSAMCRELGAEPIDLGIAKDNVAEIVSKLKAGFAADVIITTGGTSVGLSDLVPEAVNKLGKPGVIVHGVAMRPAMPTALAVVAEKPIIILSGNPVAAMIGFEVFARPLISRMLGMKQQEFGPVVTARVTRKVATTLGRKTFVRVRVFQKNGEFFAEPVSAKGSGMISTVAKANGYVIVPENREGLTEGETVTVYLFGYVEMGETDV; encoded by the coding sequence TTGGTGCGACTGAAGGGATTCCAAAAGCTGACATCAGTAGATGAGGCATTACAAAATTTCCTTGACACGGTTCAAATCAGGAAACCAAAAACGGTTATTATTTCTTTAGATTTAGCCTTGAATCGCGTCTTAGCAGAAGACATTGTGGCAGAGGAAGACTTGCCAAGATTCGACAGATCAGCGGTTGATGGTTATGCGGTTAAGGCTAAGGATACTTTTGGAGCGTCTCAGTTTAAACCTAAGGTTTTTCAGGTCACTGAAGAAAGGGAAGTGGATGAGGGAGAGGCTAAGCAAGTGTGGACTGGAAATCCTATTCCAAAGGGCGCAGATGCGGTTGTCATGTTGGAAAATACTAAACTAATTGGCGATAAAATAGAAGTTTGGACACCAGTTACACCAGCAGAAAATGTTTCAAAAAAAGGCGAAGATATTGCGAAAGGAGAAATAGCAGTGAAAGCTGGGACTCGATTAAAACCTCAACATTTAGGATTAATTGCTGCTTTAGGATTTTCTAAAGTTAAGGTTTTTGAATCGCCTAAAGTTGCCTTATTAGCCACTGGAAACGAGTTAGTTAGCGTAGGTGAAGAGTTGGGAGAAGGACAAGTTTTTGAGGTTAATAGGCTTGTTCTTTCAGCAATGTGCCGCGAATTAGGCGCGGAACCTATTGATTTGGGAATAGCGAAGGATAACGTTGCTGAGATTGTCTCGAAGTTGAAGGCTGGATTTGCGGCTGATGTGATAATAACTACTGGCGGGACTAGTGTTGGCCTTTCAGACCTTGTTCCAGAAGCGGTAAACAAGCTTGGAAAACCAGGGGTAATCGTTCATGGTGTTGCCATGCGCCCTGCAATGCCAACTGCTCTTGCTGTTGTGGCTGAAAAGCCTATAATCATCTTGTCGGGCAATCCTGTTGCTGCGATGATTGGGTTTGAAGTTTTTGCTAGACCGTTAATCAGTAGAATGCTTGGAATGAAGCAGCAGGAGTTCGGACCAGTCGTGACTGCTAGGGTGACGAGAAAAGTGGCTACGACGTTGGGAAGAAAAACTTTTGTCCGCGTTCGCGTTTTTCAGAAAAATGGAGAGTTTTTTGCCGAGCCAGTGAGTGCAAAGGGGTCTGGAATGATTTCAACTGTGGCCAAAGCGAATGGTTATGTGATTGTCCCAGAGAACCGAGAAGGGCTTACAGAAGGAGAAACTGTCACGGTTTACTTGTTCGGTTATGTAGAGATGGGCGAGACAGATGTTTAG
- a CDS encoding ABC transporter ATP-binding protein → MIEAKDVYFSYPNGVEALKGVSVTIENGEFIAIMGQNGAGKTTLVKHFNGLLKPTKGNVFVDGMDTTKVSVATLARNVGFVFQNPDHQLFSETVEEEIAFALRNFGFKESILKRRVTWALNLLGLTQYRKTSPFMLSGGERKRVALASVLAWNPKVLILDEPTIGQDYQQKEKLRQFILQMKAQRKTIIIVTHDVEFVAECNPRVLLMREGEIVADGEARKILTNLDVLTQASIVPPQIAQIFLQLSDLGLPSNIIDVYEAREILLKALEKKQK, encoded by the coding sequence ATGATTGAAGCTAAGGATGTTTACTTCTCTTATCCGAATGGAGTAGAAGCTCTAAAAGGCGTGTCGGTAACAATTGAAAACGGCGAGTTTATAGCCATAATGGGACAAAACGGTGCTGGAAAAACCACTCTTGTCAAACATTTTAATGGACTCCTCAAACCAACCAAAGGAAACGTGTTTGTGGATGGCATGGATACAACAAAAGTCAGCGTAGCAACACTAGCAAGAAACGTGGGGTTTGTTTTCCAAAATCCAGACCACCAGCTTTTCAGCGAAACAGTTGAAGAGGAAATAGCTTTCGCACTGAGAAATTTCGGCTTTAAGGAGAGTATTCTAAAGAGAAGGGTTACGTGGGCTTTGAATCTTCTAGGCTTGACACAGTATCGAAAAACATCGCCCTTCATGCTCAGCGGAGGAGAAAGAAAACGCGTAGCCTTGGCGTCTGTTTTGGCATGGAACCCGAAAGTGCTAATATTGGACGAGCCAACCATAGGACAAGACTATCAACAAAAAGAGAAACTAAGACAGTTCATTTTGCAAATGAAGGCTCAGAGAAAAACCATAATCATTGTCACGCATGATGTCGAATTTGTAGCAGAATGCAACCCGCGAGTTCTGTTGATGAGAGAAGGAGAAATAGTCGCCGATGGAGAAGCAAGAAAAATACTTACAAACCTTGATGTTTTAACTCAAGCATCCATTGTTCCGCCTCAAATAGCGCAGATTTTTCTGCAGTTATCTGATTTAGGTTTGCCCAGCAACATCATTGATGTTTACGAGGCACGAGAAATATTACTTAAGGCTCTGGAGAAAAAGCAAAAATGA